The nucleotide sequence CCAAAAGCACTAATTACAACAATGGAAGCGTTTTCCTCGCCATTAATTGTATTCACCCTGCACACATTCATGACAAGAAATTTTAACTCCCTAAAGATCGCCCAAGCACAATCCCCATAAACGCTACCCCAATTCCTGTTACGTTCGTTAAAAGAAAGTAAATGGCCGCTACTTTTCTCTCACCATTTTCCCAAAGCTTCAACCCTTCTAATTGAAAAGTGGAAAAAGTTGTAAATGACCCGAGAAAACCTGTCGTCACCATCAATGCAATTTTCCCTTCTAGTCCACTCCCCACAATCAAACCGAGAAGAAAAGAACCGATTACATTTACGATAAACGTCGCAGCTGGAAACGAAGAAGTCATAAAGGTGGCAAACAAGCGGCTCACACCATATCGACAGATTGCTCCGAAAAAAGCACCTA is from Bacillus kexueae and encodes:
- the crcB gene encoding fluoride efflux transporter CrcB is translated as MMGLWIALGAFFGAICRYGVSRLFATFMTSSFPAATFIVNVIGSFLLGLIVGSGLEGKIALMVTTGFLGSFTTFSTFQLEGLKLWENGERKVAAIYFLLTNVTGIGVAFMGIVLGRSLGS